The DNA segment CCCCATTGCCGTCGACGGCGAGGCGATGGACCCCGTCCCGCTCATCCAGCACCTCAACGAGTACGCCGGCGGCTACGGCATCGGCCGCACGGACGTGATGGAAGACCGCATGCTCGGGCTGAAGGTGCGCGAGAACTACGAACACCCGGCCGCGACCGTCCTGCTGACGGCCCACCAAGCGCTCGAGGACCTCGTGCTCACGAAGAACGAGCGCTCGTTCAAGAAGGGGATCGAACAGGAGTGGTCCGAGAAGGCGTACCAGGGGCTCGTGTTCGCGCCCGTCGTCGACGCGCTGAACGCGTTCGTCGACGAGACGCAGGACGTGGTGACCGGCACGGCGACGGTGAAGGTCTCCGGCGGCAACTGCCGCGTCGTCGCCCGCGACTCCGAGTACGCCGTCTACTCCGAGGAGATGGCCTCGTTCAACACCGAGGACGTCGCCGGCATCGCACAGGAGGACGCCACGGGCGTCGCGAAGTACCACGGGCTCCAGGAGCGCCTCGCCAACGACGTGAAGGCGTCCGTGTCGAAGCCCGAACTGGCCACCGACGGGTCGGGAGACGACGAGTAGACACATGGACGACGATCCCGGCGCGGCGGCGGACGCCGACGCGAACGCGGGCGACGAGGGGAGCGAGAGCGGCACCGCCGTGCGCCGCGACCGCTTCAGCGGCGGCCCCGCCCGCGAGTTCCTGTCGAGCCTCGCGGCCGACGCGGCCATCTTCGAGGCCGACCTCGCGGTCGACCGCGCGCACACGGTGATGCTCGCCGAACAAGGGATCGTCGACGGCGCGGTCGCGGGCGAGATCCTCGCGGCGCTCGACGACGTGGAGGCCGCAGGTCACGGCGACCTGTCCGACGGCGAGGACGTCCACGAGGCGATCGAGACGGCCGTCATCGACCGGATCGGGCCGGACGGCGGACGTATGCACACCGCCCGCTCGCGCAACGACGAGGTGGCGACCTGCATCCGGTACCGGCTGCGCGAGGACCTGCTCGCGGCCGCCGAGGCGACGATCGCGCTCCGCGAGGCCCTCGTCGAGATCGCGAGCGAGCACACCGAGACCGTGATGCCCGGCTACACGCACCTCCAGCCGGCCCAGCCGACGACGGTCGCGCACTACCTGCTCTCCTACGAGGGCGGCGTCGCCCGCGACACCGAGCGCCTGCTCGACGCGTACGGGCGCGTCAACCGGTCGCCGCTCGGCGCGGCCGCGTTCGCGGGGACGCCGTTCGACGTCGACCGCGACCGCACCGCCGAGCTGCTCGGGTTCGACGGGACGGTCCGGAACTCCACGGACGCGGCGTCGGCGCGCGACTTCCTCGCGGAGGGGGCGACCGCGTGCGCGACGCTCGCGACGACGCTGTCGGGGCTCGCGGAGGACCTAATCGTCTTCTCGAACAAGGGGTTCGTGGAGCTGTCGGACGCGTACTCGTCCACCTCCTCGATCATGCCCCAGAAGAAGAACCCCGACACGCTGGAGCTGACCCGCGGCGTCGCCGGCGACGCGATCGGCGAGGCGACGGGGACGCTGAGCCTGCTGAAGGGGCTCCCGCGCGCGTACAACCGCGACCTCCAGCGCGCTCACGCGGGCGTGTTCGAGATCGCCGACGACGTGCGGGAGGCGACGGAGGTCGCCGCCGGCGCGGTCGCGACCGCCGACTGGGACGAGGCGGCGCTCGCGGACGCCGCGGGCGACGGGTTCTCGACGGCGACGGGCGTCGCCGACCTGCTCGCGACGGGCGGGATGCCCTTCCGGACGGCCCACGAGATCGTCGCGACGGCCGCGGAGACGGTCTCGGACGCCGATTCCCCGGCCGCGGCGGCCGCAAAAGTTGACGAGGCCGCTCGGAACGTGACCGGCGAGCCCCTCTCCGCGTACGTGAGCCGCGAGGACGTGGAGTCGGCGCTCGATCCGGCCGCCAGCGTGGCGAGCCGCGACTCCGCCGGGGGGCCGGCCCCCGAAGCGGTCGCCGAGGAACTCGTCGTCGTCGAGTCGGAGATCGAGGAGGACCGCGGTGCGCTGGCGGCGGAGCGCGGCGCGCTCGCCGCCGCGAGCGAGGCACTGGATGCGGAGGTCGATCGCTATGTCTGAGCCGCG comes from the Halorubrum depositum genome and includes:
- the argH gene encoding argininosuccinate lyase, which encodes MDDDPGAAADADANAGDEGSESGTAVRRDRFSGGPAREFLSSLAADAAIFEADLAVDRAHTVMLAEQGIVDGAVAGEILAALDDVEAAGHGDLSDGEDVHEAIETAVIDRIGPDGGRMHTARSRNDEVATCIRYRLREDLLAAAEATIALREALVEIASEHTETVMPGYTHLQPAQPTTVAHYLLSYEGGVARDTERLLDAYGRVNRSPLGAAAFAGTPFDVDRDRTAELLGFDGTVRNSTDAASARDFLAEGATACATLATTLSGLAEDLIVFSNKGFVELSDAYSSTSSIMPQKKNPDTLELTRGVAGDAIGEATGTLSLLKGLPRAYNRDLQRAHAGVFEIADDVREATEVAAGAVATADWDEAALADAAGDGFSTATGVADLLATGGMPFRTAHEIVATAAETVSDADSPAAAAAKVDEAARNVTGEPLSAYVSREDVESALDPAASVASRDSAGGPAPEAVAEELVVVESEIEEDRGALAAERGALAAASEALDAEVDRYV